The sequence CAAATTATGTTCAACATAGTGGAGTTAGATCTTATGGTGTGGATTTTGAGCTTGCAAAGAGGAATGGGAATGAATTAGTGTCTGAAACTCTTAAGGATGAATGGGAGAGAGCGAATGAGAAATGTTCTGGGACTAAGAATTTGGCTTCAACTGTGGGCATCATTGTGAGAGACCCTTTAAAACCACCTCCTAAGTTGAAGTTGGTAGCTAGGAAAGGGAAGCTGGAGGTTGATCAGGAACAGGTCGGCATCGAACCGAACGGGACGGAGTTCACGATATCGGTTAAAGATTCACCAGAGCTTGATGATTCAGCTTTAGTGATTGGAATTGTTTTGGATGGAATGGAAGTTGTGGAGAAGATTGCACAAGTGAAGACTGTTAAAGATAATACTACTTCTCCTTACTTCAGGTAAAGTTTTATGATCTTTTCTATGATAAAATTATGGTTTTGTTATGAAGGGTAATCTCATTTTCATGTTCTTGTCTGTTAATGGCTACctattatttatgaaaagaaatcaatttCTTTCGATTTCATTCGACTCtcgatttttttcttttttttggctcatttacctaatttgaatagataatatttttgttgaattatttagcaattttattttataatttcatGAAAGCGTAAATAGAAAACCCTTTTCAACCACATTTGGAACAAACACTTTGAATTACTTTTTAAAGCTTAAGGTTTAGATTTCAACGCTATTCTTTCTAAGCTTACAAGTTTAGGatcaaaattgatttatttttttctattatttatcAATTTAGTCCGATGATGTCAATGAATTAGAGAAATTGACATAGAGGTTTGGATTTGATGAGCAGGGTGGCAAAGCTAATAGGTGATAAAAGAGCTGTTGTTGCAGAAAGAGGATTCAACCGTCCTTATTCTAAAGTGATTGTCACAAACTGTGGGTTGCTAGAGAAATGACTTCTTAATACTTGTACCGATTGAGTTATGCTTATGTTTATGTTGGCTACAATAACTTGATTGTGCTCAcagttttgtc comes from Cucumis melo cultivar AY chromosome 12, USDA_Cmelo_AY_1.0, whole genome shotgun sequence and encodes:
- the LOC103495917 gene encoding peptidyl-prolyl cis-trans isomerase CYP26-2, chloroplastic produces the protein MKFTVNENQQTQKQQDMLRTPKFLHSPNLSSQTQTQNIPTSPKFPFIKQCCKISRRNLTIGTNSLLLLLFNSQIQDPFFMSSKAEVEEEELQSPKNDDFLCTGKIPTKRAFLDISIDGVPAGRIIVGLYGNDSPAGVARFSNLVSGAAGISYRRKDFVKITSNYVQHSGVRSYGVDFELAKRNGNELVSETLKDEWERANEKCSGTKNLASTVGIIVRDPLKPPPKLKLVARKGKLEVDQEQVGIEPNGTEFTISVKDSPELDDSALVIGIVLDGMEVVEKIAQVKTVKDNTTSPYFRVAKLIGDKRAVVAERGFNRPYSKVIVTNCGLLEK